TACGCGCACGATCCCGAGGGGCTCACGCGCGAGGAGTGCAAAGGGCTTGGCCTGTCTACGGAACAAGCAAATTTGCTCTCGGAATGCCTGGGTTATGGGGAAAAGGGCGAGATTACCTCTGAGGAGAGAGAGAGGCTCGCTGCCGCTGGATTCAACTATTACTCATTCACAAGGGAGATAGATGGCTGGGATGGAAAGGGTGCCCTGCAAGAGCGCGCCAAGTGGCTCGGCAAGCACGTCCTCAGAAGGCCTCGGCAAAGGGATTACAGCAACAAAACGAGGGAGGGGTTTGTAAGGGAGCTCGGCGACATGGGCCGTGTAGCCAAAGATGCAGTGCCTGAGCTGATCATTCAGATGGGTCGGGGAAACTGCGAAGCTGCGAAGGCGCTCGTCAAGATCGGGATTGCGGCAGTCCCCCAGCTTGTCGAGGCGCTGAAGGACAGGGACAAAGATGTCCGCACGGCAGCCGCTGAAGTCCTCGATAATATCCGCGATGCGATAAATGAGGACGTCCCATCACTCCTCGCTGCTCTGAAGGATGAAAAGGAAGATATAGAAGATATAGATGTTTGTAGAAGCGCTATCGATGCGTTTGGATGGATCGGCCCTGTGACTCCTGAAGTTGTGCCTGCGCTGATCGCAGTGCTGAAGGACAATGCTGTACATTCCTCAGCTGTACATTCCTCAGCCATTCGTGCGCTCGGCAAGATGGGTCCTGCGGCAAAGCCTGCAGTCCCGGCGCTCATCGAGCTGTGGAATAACAAGGAGGACTTGTTTCTTAGTGAGTTAGCCACCAAGGCGCTCATCGAGATCGGTCCTGCCGCAGAAGACGCAGCTCCCGTATTCATCAAGGCGCTTAAGGACGATGACGAATATGTCCGCAGGGTAGCCGCCATCATGCTGGTCAGGATCGGCTATGTCTCGGATCCCGCTCTGCTTGCTGCAAATGAGGCCAGCAATAAGGAAATACAGGCAGAACTAGAAGCAAGCACTAAAGGTTCATTTGAGTACAGAGCGCTATCCGCACGCCTTGAAGCAATGCAGGAGATTTCCTACAGATTTTTCATGGGCGTGGATTTCGAATTCATGGCCGATGAGGGCGGTGGCTATTATGATGGGGGCTACTACATGGTCGTCATTCGCAAGGATTCGATCGGTCTGGGAACTTTTGCACACGAGCTCGCCCATCACTGGGGCTCTACTCTTGCTCCGGAGCGGAGCGAGCTCTTCGACAGGATCAGCTGGCAAGATATACCTAAATACAGATACCTTTCCAGTAGCGCATATGATCCTTTCAGCTTGCACCTGACACAAAACGTTATGTATTTCCCCGAGAATGACTTTGCCAGAGATTATGGCATGTCCCATCCGCATGAAGACCTCGCCACCGTGGTGGGGGCTTATGTTGGCAGTGGCGAATCATTGAGGAGCACGGTCAGAAAACAGATGGACCGCGGCAACTTCGAGCTCGCGGCCAAGTACCTCTTCGTCAAGCACGTGATGCCGTTTGCAGGCAGGGAGTATAATAATCTGGAAGGCGATTCCCTCACCATCGAAGAGGTGAAGCAGAAGTACCAAGCAGCAAAGGATAGATCAAAGACCAACCCCGGCACCTACGATATAATCCTCGAGATAGAGAAGGAATATCCCTTAAAGACCGAACCTGGAAAATAAAGCCATGCCAGCAATGGGAAACCCTTTGGCGTCTTAGCAGCGTTTCAGACCACCCGGAGGAGACCTAAAGGTGCTCCTCCCGAGCACTCGTGGATTCGAGTGCTCGGGATGCGAGAACGAGCGTATGAGAAGGGTAAAAGGCCGACTGTCATCGCGACTTGGAGGCTGACGAGAGGAAGACATCCAAGCCGCATGATGACAGCGGCCTTTTGCCGACGAGTAGCGAGGCGAGCGCGCCAGTCGACGGAGGGGTGGTCTGAAACGCTGCGGAGAAACGGATAATGATATCAAATAGATGTTTTTGATTGAGGCGGGCCGACGAAAAATTCGATCGAGTTGATGAGCACGTCCATATCTATGTGCGTGTTCTTGCAGGGGCCTTCGGGACGTTGATTGGTGATGCCTATCACGGAGAATGATGTGCCCACGTCGCGTATGCCGCTGACCAGGTCGCGCTCGCACGCAACACCGATGACGGCGGTGGGCCGCACCTCCTTCACCTTCTTGCGCGCCAGCTCCCCGCCCGAGACCGTGTGCACCGTCAGGGGATAGATCTCCTTGAGGGCATTTATCTTAAGCAACTGCTCCTTCGTGAGGCAGCGCGGCAGCAATATCAAGAGATTCTCTTTGCGATTCCTGGGCTTCAGCGCGCGCGAGATCGAGTTCGACACTGTTATGAACGAATGCCCGATCCGATCGCGTGATACGCCGATTGCATCCGCGAGCCTGAACGCGCCTGCGAAGGTCATGTCGTAGAGCGGCTTTAGTCTGAGAGGGGAGAAAAATATCCTTCTGCCAATCAGGGCTGTGATGATGAGCTGCGCATACCAGAGCGTCGCGATCGCCGTGAAGCCTATGGCGAAGATCCATGCAAATAGAGGGATGACAGAATGCCACAGCGCAAGCCTAGGGGTGATGAGATAGACGAATACCAAGGCGGAGGCGCACATGATGATGGTGAAGAGGGCGCTTGCTATTATGAAGAGCGATTTGCCTTCATCGATTGCGCTGGAATCAGAGCCATCCCAGTCGAGCCACTCGTCACCGAGGTTTCTGTCCGCAGCCCCCGAGAGACCTCCTTGGTATTGCTTGAAGTGGCTCATGTCGTCTTTGAGTCCTTGCAGCCTGCGGTTTTGGTGATGCGAAGTCCGTCAAATACAGGCCGAATAACGTTTGACGGCGTCGAAAGCAGCCAGTCGCCTTTCAGGGCCGATCTGCCGTGAGATGCGTGGGTAGTGCGTGCTGCCCGCTCCTCGCTCGCCCTGAGAGAGAAATGCCCTATATCGGCAAGTTACGCGTCTGGGCAAGTTAAAAGAATTTTTTTCTCCTTTTTAGTTTGACGCCACAATATGTAGTGGCTTAGAAAGTCTTGTACACACAACATATTGTGGATAAATCGGTGGATAACTGGTGGAAATTGAAGTTAACTATTTGATAATAAACAATAATAAAGCGGCAAGAACGCTTTTAAGGTCTTCTGAATGCGCCAGGGCATCCAATTAAAAATTATCCGACATCATTTTCGGGTATGATTCTGTATCTGGACTGAACTGCCTTTGATCTCAGGAGGATCGATGGTCACCAAAGCAGCGCCGAAAACGACACGTTCGAACCCGACAAGGGCCAGGTCGCACCTCGCCCCCGCCCAGAGCGGGATGGAGATCCAGAGGCGCTTCACCAGGCGCGGCGCAAATCCTCTCGACGAGCTCAAATATGAAAAGCGAGCGAGTCTGATCACCGATCCCGACGGCTCGGTCGTCTTCCGTATGGATGACGCAGAGATCCCCGAGCCGTGGTCGCAGCTCGCCACCGACATACTCGTCTCCAAGTATTTCCGAAAACGCGGTGTGCCTGGCGTGGGATTCGAGACGAGCGCGCGTCAGGTCGTGGAGCGTATCACGAAGACGATCGCGAACGGCGGCGTCGAGCAGGGCGGGTACTTCGCCTCGACCGAAGACGCGGAGGCGTTCGAGGCCGAGCTGTCCTACATGCTCATCAACCAGATCGGCGCGTTCAATTCGCCGGTATGGTTCAACTGCGGCCTCTATCACTCGTACGGAATAGAGGGCAGCGGCGGCAACTGGTACTGGGATCCGAAGGAGAAGAAGTTCAGGCAGACCCTCAATTCCTATCAGCAGCCGCAGTGCTCCGCGTGTTTCATACAGTCGGTCTCCGACGACCTCATGTCCATATTCAACCTCGCCGGCAACGAGGCGAAACTCTTCAAATATGGTTCCGGCACGGGCACCAACTTCTCCGCGCTGCGCTCGAAGTACGAGAGGCTCTCCGGCGGCGGCACGAGCTCCGGGCTCATGAGTTTCCTGGAGGTGCTC
The genomic region above belongs to bacterium and contains:
- a CDS encoding DUF116 domain-containing protein, which gives rise to MSHFKQYQGGLSGAADRNLGDEWLDWDGSDSSAIDEGKSLFIIASALFTIIMCASALVFVYLITPRLALWHSVIPLFAWIFAIGFTAIATLWYAQLIITALIGRRIFFSPLRLKPLYDMTFAGAFRLADAIGVSRDRIGHSFITVSNSISRALKPRNRKENLLILLPRCLTKEQLLKINALKEIYPLTVHTVSGGELARKKVKEVRPTAVIGVACERDLVSGIRDVGTSFSVIGITNQRPEGPCKNTHIDMDVLINSIEFFVGPPQSKTSI
- a CDS encoding HEAT repeat domain-containing protein: MSDKIGDAKLAQRVIDAYAHDPEGLTREECKGLGLSTEQANLLSECLGYGEKGEITSEERERLAAAGFNYYSFTREIDGWDGKGALQERAKWLGKHVLRRPRQRDYSNKTREGFVRELGDMGRVAKDAVPELIIQMGRGNCEAAKALVKIGIAAVPQLVEALKDRDKDVRTAAAEVLDNIRDAINEDVPSLLAALKDEKEDIEDIDVCRSAIDAFGWIGPVTPEVVPALIAVLKDNAVHSSAVHSSAIRALGKMGPAAKPAVPALIELWNNKEDLFLSELATKALIEIGPAAEDAAPVFIKALKDDDEYVRRVAAIMLVRIGYVSDPALLAANEASNKEIQAELEASTKGSFEYRALSARLEAMQEISYRFFMGVDFEFMADEGGGYYDGGYYMVVIRKDSIGLGTFAHELAHHWGSTLAPERSELFDRISWQDIPKYRYLSSSAYDPFSLHLTQNVMYFPENDFARDYGMSHPHEDLATVVGAYVGSGESLRSTVRKQMDRGNFELAAKYLFVKHVMPFAGREYNNLEGDSLTIEEVKQKYQAAKDRSKTNPGTYDIILEIEKEYPLKTEPGK